The following are encoded in a window of Streptomyces sp. SAT1 genomic DNA:
- a CDS encoding phage holin family protein encodes MSAPDGSPVGAERSIGQLVAAATAEMSALVHDEIALAKAQLKKDVTRGGIAGALTTAAGAMLLFSLPMLNFALAYGIRTWSGGWNLGWCFLLSFAANVLIALLLLLVGLVFFKKAKKGKGPQKVAASMKQTAGVLQNAKPHPRPQTPALEDRAPQAIEAVARSSS; translated from the coding sequence ATGAGCGCACCCGACGGCAGCCCGGTCGGCGCCGAACGCAGCATCGGCCAGTTGGTCGCCGCGGCGACGGCGGAGATGTCCGCGCTGGTGCACGACGAGATCGCGTTGGCGAAGGCGCAGCTGAAGAAGGACGTCACACGCGGCGGGATCGCCGGCGCGCTGACCACGGCGGCCGGCGCCATGCTGCTGTTCTCGCTGCCGATGCTCAACTTCGCGCTCGCGTACGGCATCCGCACCTGGAGCGGCGGCTGGAACCTCGGCTGGTGCTTCCTGCTCTCCTTCGCGGCCAACGTCCTGATCGCGCTTCTTCTGCTGCTGGTCGGCCTCGTCTTCTTCAAGAAGGCCAAGAAGGGCAAGGGCCCCCAGAAGGTCGCCGCCTCCATGAAGCAGACCGCCGGAGTGCTCCAGAACGCCAAGCCGCACCCGCGTCCGCAGACCCCCGCGCTGGAGGACCGGGCACCGCAGGCCATCGAGGCTGTGGCACGCTCGTCCTCATGA
- a CDS encoding bifunctional SulP family inorganic anion transporter/carbonic anhydrase produces MPVRTPSSPTDSACTRRAHPPHSPPPRRRLPRVAGADLSAAVAVFLIALPLSLGIALATGAPLQAGLVAAAVGGLVAGRLGGSPLQVSGPAAGLTVVTADLIHRYGWRTTCAITVLAGLVQLALGCLRVARAALAVSPAVVHGMLAGIGLTIAVAQLHIVLGGSPQSSVPDNLRALPSQLAGADPAALAVGALTLTLLLSWPRLPGRAGRLLRPVPAALVAVTGATAVASLCGLILPRVDLPSWRSHALAGLPDGPVLGLAAAVLSTTLVCSVQSLLGAVAVDRLAAGRPGPPAPAARSDLGRELLGQGAANVVSGALGGLPVAGVAVRSSANVRAGAVSRDATMLHGALVVAAALLLVPVLESIPLAALAALVMAVGVQMVSLHHIRTVTRHREVAVYAVTALGVVGLGVLQGVALGVATAVAVALHRLARTRITHDEKKGVHHVRVRGQLTFLAVPRLSRVLHRVPRGAVSVVELDGSFMDHAAYESLQDWQRAHTAQGGSVRLTGRRRAVRVGEPTGPDGAVCRCRPWTPWRNHQCPAPATRSEVRPTPGAPSRAAGAPGPSGEQLARGIGLFQRTTAPHVRDELARLAREGQQPSQLFLTCADSRLVTSMITASGPGDLFVVRNVGNLVPLPGQERGDDSVAAGIEYAVDVLGVRSLTVCGHSGCGAMQALLGSRPGTGDGATSLGRWLRHGAPSLERLRATDGTVPLLAGRMPADETERLSLANVVQQLEHLRAHDSVARALRAGTLELHGMYFQVAEAQAYLLTDPAGAGDGGAVFVPVAAEAARTADEAGAAEAAQTTGSAAETVPAAGTAGPPGAPAGPDAPRPTESVKDLPSAV; encoded by the coding sequence ATGCCTGTCCGCACCCCCTCCTCCCCCACCGACTCCGCGTGCACCAGGCGCGCGCACCCGCCCCACAGTCCGCCGCCGCGCCGCCGCCTTCCCCGTGTCGCGGGCGCCGATCTGTCGGCCGCCGTCGCGGTCTTCCTGATCGCCCTGCCGCTCTCCCTCGGCATCGCCCTCGCCACCGGCGCCCCGCTCCAGGCCGGCCTCGTGGCCGCCGCCGTGGGCGGACTGGTCGCCGGCCGCCTCGGCGGCTCGCCCTTGCAGGTCAGCGGCCCGGCCGCCGGGCTCACCGTCGTCACCGCCGACCTGATCCACCGCTACGGATGGCGCACGACCTGCGCCATCACCGTCCTCGCCGGTCTCGTCCAACTCGCTCTGGGCTGCCTCCGGGTGGCCCGCGCCGCGCTCGCCGTCAGCCCCGCCGTCGTGCACGGCATGCTCGCCGGCATCGGCCTCACCATCGCCGTGGCCCAACTGCACATCGTCCTCGGCGGCAGCCCGCAGAGTTCCGTGCCGGACAACCTGCGCGCGCTGCCCTCCCAGCTGGCCGGCGCCGATCCCGCCGCGCTCGCCGTCGGCGCGCTCACCCTGACCCTGCTGCTGTCCTGGCCCCGGCTCCCCGGCCGGGCGGGGCGCCTGCTGCGCCCGGTGCCCGCCGCGCTGGTCGCCGTCACCGGGGCCACCGCCGTCGCCTCCCTGTGCGGACTGATCCTGCCCAGGGTCGACCTGCCGTCCTGGCGCAGCCACGCCCTGGCCGGGCTGCCCGACGGGCCGGTCCTCGGCCTGGCGGCGGCCGTGCTCAGCACCACTCTGGTGTGCAGCGTGCAGTCGCTGCTCGGCGCCGTCGCCGTGGACAGACTGGCCGCGGGCCGGCCGGGGCCGCCCGCCCCCGCAGCCCGCTCCGACCTCGGCCGGGAACTGCTCGGCCAGGGCGCGGCGAACGTCGTCTCGGGCGCGCTCGGCGGGCTGCCCGTCGCCGGAGTCGCCGTCCGCAGCTCGGCGAACGTGCGCGCGGGCGCCGTCAGCCGGGACGCCACGATGCTGCACGGCGCGCTCGTCGTGGCCGCCGCGCTGCTGCTCGTCCCGGTCCTGGAGTCCATCCCGCTGGCCGCGCTCGCCGCCCTGGTGATGGCCGTCGGCGTCCAGATGGTCTCCCTGCACCACATCCGTACGGTGACCCGCCACCGGGAGGTGGCCGTGTACGCCGTGACGGCCCTCGGGGTGGTGGGTCTCGGAGTCCTCCAGGGCGTGGCCCTCGGCGTCGCCACCGCCGTCGCCGTCGCCCTGCACCGCCTGGCCCGCACCCGCATCACGCACGACGAGAAGAAGGGGGTGCATCACGTACGCGTCCGGGGCCAGCTGACGTTCCTCGCGGTGCCGCGGCTCAGCCGGGTCCTGCACCGGGTGCCCCGGGGCGCGGTCTCGGTCGTCGAGCTGGACGGCTCCTTCATGGACCACGCGGCCTACGAATCGCTGCAGGACTGGCAGCGCGCCCACACCGCGCAGGGAGGTTCCGTCCGGCTCACCGGACGCCGCAGAGCGGTCCGGGTCGGTGAGCCGACCGGTCCGGACGGCGCCGTGTGCCGCTGCCGGCCCTGGACGCCCTGGCGCAACCACCAGTGCCCCGCCCCCGCCACCCGCTCCGAGGTACGTCCCACGCCGGGCGCCCCGTCCCGCGCGGCCGGGGCACCCGGACCCAGCGGGGAGCAACTGGCCCGCGGCATCGGCCTGTTCCAGCGCACCACCGCGCCGCATGTGCGCGACGAACTGGCCCGGCTGGCCAGAGAAGGCCAGCAGCCGTCCCAGCTCTTCCTCACCTGCGCCGACTCCCGCCTGGTCACCTCGATGATCACCGCCAGCGGCCCCGGTGACCTGTTCGTCGTGCGCAACGTGGGCAACCTCGTCCCGCTCCCCGGCCAGGAGCGCGGCGACGACTCGGTGGCCGCCGGGATCGAGTACGCGGTGGACGTGCTGGGGGTGCGCTCCCTCACGGTGTGCGGCCACTCCGGGTGCGGGGCGATGCAGGCCCTCCTCGGCTCGCGGCCCGGCACCGGGGACGGCGCGACGTCCCTCGGGCGCTGGCTGCGGCACGGGGCACCGAGCCTGGAGCGGCTGCGCGCCACGGACGGCACCGTCCCCCTGCTGGCCGGCCGGATGCCCGCCGACGAGACCGAGCGGCTGAGCCTGGCCAATGTCGTCCAGCAGCTGGAGCACCTGCGCGCCCACGACTCGGTGGCACGGGCACTGCGCGCGGGCACGCTGGAGCTGCACGGGATGTACTTCCAGGTGGCCGAGGCCCAGGCGTACCTGCTCACGGACCCTGCCGGGGCCGGAGACGGCGGCGCGGTCTTCGTCCCCGTGGCGGCGGAGGCGGCACGGACCGCAGACGAAGCAGGGGCAGCAGAGGCAGCACAGACGACAGGGTCGGCGGCGGAGACAGTACCGGCGGCCGGGACGGCGGGGCCGCCGGGCGCCCCGGCGGGACCGGACGCCCCGCGGCCGACGGAATCGGTGAAAGACCTGCCCAGCGCGGTGTGA
- the nhaA gene encoding Na+/H+ antiporter NhaA: MVTDRPRTPRAPRKAFGRLSLPERNFVADALRTETVGGVLLLLAAIAALVWANVPALHTSYERVSHFHLGPAALGLDLSVAHWAADGLLAVFFFVAGIELKRELVAGDLKDPRAAALPVVAALCGMVAPAAVYALTNLTGGGSLGGWAVPTATDIAFALAVLAVIGTSLPSALRAFLLTLAVVDDLFAILIIAVFFTDNLNFAALGGAFAGLAVFWLLLRKGVRGWYVYVPLALVIWALMYNSGVHATIAGVAMGLMLRCSTREGEEHSPGERIEHLVRPLSAGLAVPLFALFSAGVSVSGGALADVFTRPETLGVVLGLVVGKTVGIFGGTWLTTRFTRASLSDDLAWADVFALATLAGIGFTVSLLIGELAFDGDATLTDEVKAAVLTGSLIATLIATVLLKVRNAKYRRMCADEERDDDLDGIPDVYEEGDPAYHLRMAAILERKAAEHRAVAARQEAERAGRSAEVQGGAGEQNDSPA, encoded by the coding sequence GTGGTCACCGACCGCCCCCGCACCCCTCGCGCCCCCCGCAAGGCCTTCGGGCGCCTGTCCCTGCCGGAGCGGAACTTCGTCGCGGACGCGCTGCGCACCGAGACGGTCGGCGGTGTCCTGCTGCTGCTCGCCGCGATCGCCGCGCTGGTGTGGGCGAACGTCCCGGCACTGCACACGAGCTACGAGCGCGTCAGCCACTTCCACCTCGGCCCCGCCGCCCTCGGCCTCGACCTGTCCGTCGCGCACTGGGCCGCCGACGGGCTCCTCGCGGTCTTCTTCTTCGTCGCCGGCATCGAACTCAAACGCGAACTGGTCGCCGGCGACCTCAAGGACCCCCGGGCCGCGGCGCTGCCGGTGGTCGCCGCGCTGTGCGGCATGGTGGCCCCCGCCGCCGTCTACGCACTCACCAACCTCACCGGCGGCGGCTCGCTCGGCGGCTGGGCGGTGCCGACCGCCACCGACATCGCCTTCGCGCTGGCCGTGCTCGCGGTCATCGGCACCTCGCTGCCCAGCGCCCTGCGCGCCTTCCTGCTCACCCTCGCCGTCGTCGACGACCTCTTCGCCATCCTGATCATCGCGGTCTTCTTCACCGACAACCTGAACTTCGCCGCCCTCGGCGGAGCCTTCGCGGGCCTGGCCGTCTTCTGGCTGCTGCTGCGCAAGGGCGTGCGCGGGTGGTACGTGTACGTACCGCTCGCCCTGGTCATCTGGGCCCTGATGTACAACAGCGGCGTGCACGCCACCATCGCGGGCGTCGCGATGGGCCTGATGCTGCGCTGCTCCACCCGCGAGGGCGAGGAGCACTCGCCGGGCGAGCGCATCGAGCATCTCGTCCGGCCGCTGTCGGCGGGTCTGGCCGTGCCGCTGTTCGCGCTGTTCAGCGCAGGTGTGTCCGTCTCCGGCGGGGCCCTGGCCGATGTGTTCACCCGGCCCGAGACGCTCGGTGTCGTGCTCGGTCTGGTCGTCGGCAAGACCGTCGGCATCTTCGGCGGGACCTGGCTCACCACCCGGTTCACCCGGGCCTCGCTCAGCGACGACCTGGCCTGGGCCGACGTCTTCGCGCTCGCCACGCTGGCCGGGATCGGCTTCACCGTCTCCCTGCTCATCGGCGAGCTGGCCTTCGACGGCGACGCCACGCTGACCGACGAGGTCAAGGCCGCCGTCCTCACCGGCTCGCTGATCGCCACGCTGATCGCGACGGTGCTGCTCAAGGTCCGCAACGCCAAGTACCGCCGGATGTGCGCGGACGAGGAGCGCGACGACGATCTCGACGGCATCCCCGACGTGTACGAGGAGGGCGACCCCGCGTACCACCTCCGCATGGCGGCCATCCTCGAACGCAAGGCCGCCGAACACCGCGCCGTCGCCGCCCGCCAGGAGGCCGAACGGGCAGGACGGAGTGCGGAAGTGCAGGGCGGGGCAGGCGAGCAGAACGACAGTCCGGCATGA
- the acs gene encoding acetate--CoA ligase has protein sequence MSNESLANLLRENRRFPPPADLAANANVTAEAYEQAKADRLGFWAEQARRLTWAKEPTETLDWSNPPFAKWFKDGTLNVAYNCVDRHVEAGNGDRVAIHFEGEPGDSRAITYAELKDEVSRAANALLELGVRKGDRVAIYMPMIPETAVAMLACARIGAAHSVVFGGFSSDALATRIQDADAKVVITADGGYRRGKPSALKPAVDEAVGRATGVRNVLVVRRTGQDVAWDDSRDLWWHEVVGRQSAEHTPEAFEAEHPLFILYTSGTTGKPKGILHTSGGYLTQVAYTHWAVFDLKPETDVYWCTADVGWVTGHSYIVYGPLANGGTQVMYEGTPDTPHQGRFWEIVQKYGVTILYTAPTAIRTFMKWGDDIPAKFDLSSLRVLGSVGEPINPEAWIWYRKNIGADRTPVVDTWWQTETGGIMISPLPGVTDAKPGSAQRALPGISATVVDDEANEVPDGGGGYLVLTEPWPSMLRTIWGDDQRFIDTYWSRFEGRYFAGDGAKKDDDGDIWLLGRVDDVMLVSGHNISTTEVESALVSHPSVAEAAVVGAADETTGQAIVAFVILRGSAAESDDLVTELRNHVGSTLGPIAKPKRVLPVAELPKTRSGKIMRRLLRDVAENRQLGDVTTLTDSTVMDFIQAKLPAAPSED, from the coding sequence GTGAGCAACGAAAGCCTGGCCAACCTGCTTCGCGAGAACCGCAGGTTTCCGCCGCCCGCTGACCTGGCCGCCAACGCCAACGTCACGGCCGAGGCGTACGAACAGGCCAAGGCTGACAGGCTCGGCTTCTGGGCCGAGCAGGCCCGCCGGCTGACCTGGGCCAAGGAGCCGACCGAGACCCTCGACTGGTCGAACCCGCCGTTCGCCAAGTGGTTCAAGGACGGCACACTCAACGTCGCGTACAACTGCGTGGACCGGCACGTCGAGGCCGGCAACGGCGACCGGGTCGCGATCCACTTCGAGGGCGAGCCCGGCGACAGCCGCGCCATCACCTACGCCGAGCTCAAGGACGAGGTGTCCAGGGCGGCCAACGCCCTGCTGGAACTCGGCGTCCGGAAGGGCGACCGGGTCGCGATCTACATGCCGATGATCCCGGAGACGGCCGTCGCGATGCTGGCCTGCGCCCGCATCGGCGCGGCGCACTCCGTCGTCTTCGGCGGCTTCTCCTCGGACGCGCTCGCCACCCGCATCCAGGACGCCGACGCCAAGGTCGTCATCACGGCCGACGGCGGTTACCGGCGCGGCAAGCCGTCCGCGCTCAAGCCCGCCGTCGACGAGGCCGTCGGCCGCGCCACGGGCGTGCGCAATGTGCTCGTGGTCCGCCGCACCGGCCAGGACGTCGCCTGGGACGACAGCCGGGACCTGTGGTGGCACGAGGTGGTCGGGCGCCAGTCGGCCGAGCACACCCCCGAGGCGTTCGAGGCCGAGCACCCGCTGTTCATCCTCTACACCTCGGGCACCACCGGGAAGCCCAAGGGCATCCTGCACACCTCCGGCGGCTACCTCACGCAGGTCGCCTACACGCACTGGGCCGTCTTCGACCTGAAGCCGGAGACCGACGTGTACTGGTGCACCGCCGACGTCGGCTGGGTCACCGGCCACTCCTACATCGTGTACGGCCCGCTGGCCAACGGCGGGACGCAGGTCATGTACGAGGGCACGCCGGACACCCCGCACCAGGGCCGCTTCTGGGAGATCGTGCAGAAGTACGGGGTCACGATCCTGTACACGGCGCCGACGGCGATCCGCACGTTCATGAAGTGGGGCGACGACATCCCCGCGAAGTTCGACCTGTCCTCCCTGCGGGTGCTCGGCTCGGTCGGTGAGCCGATCAACCCGGAGGCGTGGATCTGGTACCGCAAGAACATCGGCGCGGACCGCACCCCGGTCGTCGACACCTGGTGGCAGACGGAGACCGGCGGCATCATGATCTCCCCGCTGCCGGGCGTGACCGACGCCAAGCCCGGCTCCGCCCAGCGCGCGCTGCCCGGCATCAGCGCGACCGTCGTCGACGACGAGGCGAACGAGGTGCCCGACGGCGGCGGCGGCTACCTGGTGCTCACCGAGCCGTGGCCGTCGATGCTGCGCACCATCTGGGGCGACGACCAGCGGTTCATCGACACCTACTGGTCGCGCTTCGAGGGCCGCTACTTCGCCGGTGACGGCGCCAAGAAGGACGACGACGGCGACATCTGGCTGCTCGGCCGGGTCGACGACGTGATGCTGGTCTCCGGCCACAACATCTCCACCACCGAGGTGGAGTCCGCGCTGGTCTCGCACCCCTCGGTCGCCGAGGCGGCCGTGGTCGGCGCGGCGGACGAGACCACCGGGCAGGCGATCGTGGCCTTCGTGATCCTGCGCGGTTCGGCCGCCGAGAGCGACGACCTGGTCACCGAGCTGCGCAACCACGTCGGCAGCACGCTCGGGCCGATCGCCAAGCCCAAGCGGGTCCTGCCGGTGGCGGAGCTGCCGAAGACCCGGTCCGGCAAGATCATGCGCCGTCTGCTGCGGGACGTGGCGGAGAACCGGCAGCTCGGAGACGTCACGACGCTGACGGACTCCACGGTCATGGACTTCATCCAGGCGAAGCTGCCGGCGGCGCCCAGCGAGGACTGA